The Pyrus communis chromosome 5, drPyrComm1.1, whole genome shotgun sequence region tgacactccaaaaatctcattcgcaactcctcacaagtgtatttttctttctaaatataaaaaatttaaaatgtagaatgagaaatttgaaatgctaataacaattctcttttcggatatcttataacaaatgtaaacaaattaaatattaCTACTTGAATTGATAGAGGCACCCACAAAAATGTGCCCCTACAAAAATAGAATTATGCCACTTATAGCAAAGAGCATACATTATTCTTTAGTAAAAAGCGAAAGAATAATTCACTTTGTGCTCAATGCATAGCTCCGTACTTAAATTAGTCACATGCTGCCTTGATTTATACTGGCGCCACTAGATAGCTGGCTCCTCTGGTTGATGTGGGACTTATGCAGCAATTATGCCCACCTCAAAGTCCAAAACTCAGAGATTGTGTCAATACATTcataaaaaaatgtatgagaaaaGTCGTCATTTCActaaatataatattattttaacaaTTTTAACTGTGTATACAACGAGTTTCATATATGTGCAGGTTTTAAGTCGTGTAATGTGACGTGTCTGAAATTATCACCCCAAATTAACATTAAATCAATTCTCATTTTGAACCcaagaatttaaaattttcttgcAAAACGTACACAGAGTCTAATGAGTGATCTCCAATCAAACCCGAGAGAACAAACGACCTAGCTCCATGATTAAAATTGTAAGTCCCGAGCCAAGTTTTCATGAATAAGACATTTCCCATGCATTGTTCAATCCcttaatttgttaaaaaaaatgataagaaaaatacCTTATTCAATGAAAAAAAGACTAGTCCACACAATATTTGAGTGGAGAAATCTAACACACGGCAACTTGTAtataagagatttttcagtgctGGAACATGGTTCGGTATATTAAGTATTATAACACAAGTGGttggatacttgaaaaaaataaaaaataaataaacacttatattataatatttaattttctgAGTCGTGTTctagcacactgaaaaatttctccaagcatataaggtGCAAAATGTGAAGGCCTTCTTATCctaataattattattagtgGTTGGCCTAACTACTACCTAACTATACATCTTAATGAGGCCTACTACATTATACTCTAGCTCTTTCTTAAACATCTATTTATAAGAGAAATAGATCGTTGAAAGCTGCATACATCCAACTGATCATTTGACACTTTCCAAttctaaactctctctctctctctctctctctctctctctctctctctctctctctctctctctctctcacacacacacacacatgggGATCCTGATGGCAACGTGTTTGCTGGCTCTTTTCTATGGTTTCTCCTGCCTCTGTAAGTTACTTCTCAGAAGGAGAGACCAGGCATGCTATTTGCTGGCCTACGAGTGCCACATGCCACCAGACGACATGAAGCTCAGCACTGATTCATGCGTTAAAATCGTCCTGCGGAACAGGAATTTGGCACTGGAAGAATTCAGGTTTCTCTTGAAAACTATTACCCATTCGGGCATTGGCGAGGAAACTTACTGCGCAAGAAACATCATCCAAGGCCGAGAAGAAACTGCAACCctagaagatgaacttgtggaGATGGATGGCATCATCTTTGACGCGCTGGACAAGCTTTTCGCTCGGGCTACCTCAATTTCTCCGTCGCAAATCGACATTCTTGTCGTCAATGTGTCGATGTTCTCCCCTGCACCCTCCCTATCGTCACGTATAGTGAATCGTTACAAGATGAGGGACGACATCAAGAGCTTCAACCTCTCGGGAATGGGCTGCAGTGCAACCCTCATTGCCATTGACGTTGTACAAAACttgttcaagtctcacaagaaTGCGAATGCCATCGTTGTAAGCACGGAATCGTTGGCTCCTCATTGGTATTGCGGCGTAGAAAAATCCATGATGCTCACAAACTGTCTCTTCCGCTCGGGAGGGTGCGCGATGCTGCTCACGAACAACCGAAGCCTAAAGCACCAAGCCAAGCTGAAATTAAACCATTTGGTACGAATCCACACCGGCTCGAATGACGAAGCATATAACTGTTGCATACAGGTAGAAGATGAGAGTGGAAATCGAGGTTTCCGCCTTACCAAATACCTAGTAAAAGCAGCAACTCAGAGTTTTACAAAGAACCTCCAAGTTCTAGCACCAAAAATGCTTCCACTAAGAGAAATACTTAGGTATCTGGTGGCCTCTAGGCTTAACAATATTAGAACTAGTATTACaagccaaaagccaaaagcaGCTGGGGGACTAGGGTTGAATCTCAAGACAGGAATAGAGCACTTCTGTGTTCACCCTGGTGGAAGAGC contains the following coding sequences:
- the LOC137735453 gene encoding 3-ketoacyl-CoA synthase 19-like; protein product: MGILMATCLLALFYGFSCLCKLLLRRRDQACYLLAYECHMPPDDMKLSTDSCVKIVLRNRNLALEEFRFLLKTITHSGIGEETYCARNIIQGREETATLEDELVEMDGIIFDALDKLFARATSISPSQIDILVVNVSMFSPAPSLSSRIVNRYKMRDDIKSFNLSGMGCSATLIAIDVVQNLFKSHKNANAIVVSTESLAPHWYCGVEKSMMLTNCLFRSGGCAMLLTNNRSLKHQAKLKLNHLVRIHTGSNDEAYNCCIQVEDESGNRGFRLTKYLVKAATQSFTKNLQVLAPKMLPLREILRYLVASRLNNIRTSITSQKPKAAGGLGLNLKTGIEHFCVHPGGRAIIDGIGKSLGLSDYDVEPSRMALHRFGNTSAAGFWYALGYMEAKKRLKKGNRILMSGFGAGFKCNNIVWEVMKDLDDVNVWKDCIDSYPRDLNQVNPFMEKYGWINDDYLGFVRFDMSRFAIE